In Bactrocera oleae isolate idBacOlea1 chromosome 5, idBacOlea1, whole genome shotgun sequence, a genomic segment contains:
- the RpS19a gene encoding small ribosomal subunit protein eS19A, giving the protein MPGVTVKDIDQHAVVKAVAVFLKKTGKLKVPDQMDIIKTAKFKELAPSDPDWFYIRCASILRHLYHRSPAGVGSITKIYGGRKRNGVHPSHFCRAADGAARKALQSLEHARLIEKHPDGGRRLTPIGQRDLDRIANQIVSKQRDAAKQSGPIVISK; this is encoded by the exons ATGCCCGGCGTTACAGTAAAGGATATTGATCAACATGCCGTTGTTAAGGCTGTAGCTGTCTTCTTAAAGAA GACTGGCAAATTGAAGGTGCCCGATCAAATGGACATCATTAAGACCGCTAAATTCAAGGAATTGGCTCCATCTGACCCTGACTGGTTCTATATTCGTTGTGCATCGATCTTGCGTCATTTGTACCATCGCAGTCCAGCTGGTGTTGGTTCCATTACAAAAATCTACGGTGGCCGTAAACGTAACGGTGTGCACCCATCACACTTCTGTCGCGCCGCTGATGGTGCTGCACGCAAGGCTTTGCAATCTTTGGAGCATGCCCGCCTTATCGAGAAGCACCCCGATGGTGGTCGTAGATTGACACCCATTGGTCAGCGTGACTTGGATCGTATTGCAAACCAAATCGTGAGCAAACAACGTGATGCGGCGAAGCAGTCGGGACCTATTGTCATTTCCAAGTAA
- the SNRPG gene encoding probable small nuclear ribonucleoprotein G: MSKAHPPELKKYMDKRMLLKLNGGRSVAGILRGFDPFMNVVLDETVEECKDSTRNNIGMVVIRGNSIVMVEALDRV, encoded by the exons ATGTCCAAAGCACATCCCCCAGAGTTAAAAAA ATATATGGACAAACGAATGTTGCTAAAATTAAATGGAGGCCGGTCCGTTGCTGGAATTTTACGTGGTTTCGATCCCTTTATGAATGTAGTGCTCGACGAAACAGTGGAAGAGTGCAAGGATAGTACGCGAAATAACATTGGCATGGTG GTAATTAGAGGCAACAGCATTGTCATGGTAGAAGCGTTGGATCGAGTATAG
- the LOC106619141 gene encoding protein MMS22-like — translation MDFELFNFDEDDDLLSTACIEATQDHLTAPQQTQAFDGVDEDAVLPELHCSGEDTTHAQFASEGFVRSGFMLTRPEYAWHNASEALKLTEFEFGVKQLHGHNNVQYLIGTSCMQIQHLWASVRQPLNTNDTYNYRQRRKEVTHMFYWILHHTTDEQWSLLRPSLESMRRLVNRTTEADTWKLIYFANSCKGNDCNAAAYHLLHGVLEWKLLDLCILYKFELCAPTVLLDGNAKSSSAFISQLTLFFEDLVTCSLYLYGKKRPTELLYASPFPCTCIKECWLYVQLALQKWTLTALAVAGEQLTFWQLFNETIAKLKTNLDKFSLTNLSLAEFTNWLLHALVRLLGYSSNGHYVGPRHERALADTAENLDALEQCTQQFLNGNPSEEQTRVYICLLMPTLLHWWRPRVAIPVLLWEHFHKRLNTSFYAAGSAPSNLAVACVSGKAYVERYRALLKQEELTADANLSSYTLFTLLLGKNLMRLLESAATRHQAQKLLGRIYTKFSAQKFLALNEMGIHHLIELFLALAICGDFEELATKLSAKLLSIALDKIPAGRQIAVTKGHMALLILYAERRCEIGEYVTKLLLQLSAINNDLSVSKVLADGLLEIFMHADDFRRGEHLLIDAWLPNYLQTCTPVEQERSLEALHLIFGKLQRNEALIESNSELFKALNAHVLPFVKQQFASGYSQWLPQLAADFSTHACTVPDTHTFQKLFNCFIDAPVVCRQALPQYLNKVLQTERAALIEPNVVIHVWLKSLVQLNAVNEDVSQLTRYVSQLAEFRMMTDNLRPDELLQAKEPLCVFIAAVGKHYDACAAHHQQRFRIADNLNAYLRNFDKWLQADLKLEKTEVAFRFYSFLAIVIYNCAHIVYTKSKVNCFFHVVMTRFVLPTNVQMGKAPDGKLAQVVHKIWPVLVQGIGRLNFKADPYISKTLTDLIQKWTPHFKISPNAKLVARPFISCLQSDNAELSLFVFDKLTSLFLATQRRQADPYACLVVTIFQEVIESIDANNASDDILAKRLETFMKATSLLMLEHIMMVDEVVPSRALLLDLFKRIVSSATYKRAADLQQLLAEHLRLLTKKHLAYYTFFFFELLQRLAQFTPATILQIMDFLLAELRVVEQKRGAGEDNRMRGCLQKLQQTLKGAR, via the exons aTGGATTTTGAACTATTTAATTTCGATGAAGATGATGATTTATTAAGTACCGCTTGTATAGAAGCAACACAAGACCATTTAACGGCACCACAGCAAACACAAGCATTTGATGGGGTAGATGAAGACGCTGTCTTGCCTGAACTGCATTGCAGCGGTGAGGATACTACTCATGCTCAGTTCGCTAGTGAAGGATTTGTGAGAAGTGGATTTATGCTGACGCGCCCTGAATATGCCTGGCATAATGCCAGCGAAGCGTTAAAACTTACCGAATTTGAATTTGGCGTGAAGCAGCTGCATGGACACAATAATGTGCAATATCTCATCGGCACATCTTG TATGCAGATTCAACATCTATGGGCCAGTGTACGACAACCACTCAACACAAATGACACATATAACTACCGGCAACGGAGAAAAGAAGTAACACATATGTTTTATTGGATACTCCACCACACAACCGACGAACAGTGGTCTTTATTGCGGCCTAGCTTGGAAAGTATGCGTCGTTTAGTTAATCGCACAACTGAAGCCGATACCTGGAAGTTAATCTATTTTGCCAATAGTTGTAAAGGTAATGATTGCAATGCTGCCGCCTATCACTTATTGCACGGTGTGCTCGAATGGAAGCTATTGGATTTGTGTATACTTTACAAATTCGAATTATGCGCACCTACAGTATTATTGGATGGCAATGCAAAGTCTAGCAGCGCCTTCATAAGCCAATTGACACTATTCTTCGAGGATTTAGTGACTTGCTCATTGTATTTGTATGGTAAAAAGCGACCGACTGAGCTGCTATATGCTTCGCCATTTCCATGTACATGCATTAAGGAATGTTGGTTGTATGTGCAACTCGCTTTACAAAAGTGGACATTGACTGCGCTTGCTGTAGCCGGTGAGCAACTCACCTTCTGGCAACTATTTAATGAAACAATAGcgaaattaaaaactaatttgg ATAAGTTTTCTTTAACAAACTTATCATTAGCTGAATTCACAAATTGGCTGCTACATGCGCTAGTGCGACTTTTAGGCTATAGTTCCAATGGACACTATGTCGGGCCAAGGCATGAGCGCGCTTTGGCTGATACGGCGGAGAATTTGGATGCGCTGGAGCAGTGCACACAACAGTTTCTCAACGGTAATCCCAGCGAAGAACAGACGCGCGTATATATTTGCCTGCTTATGCCTACGCTGTTGCATTGGTGGCGTCCACGCGTCGCCATACCAGTTTTACTGTGGGAGCATTTTCACAAGCGACTGAATACCTCCTTCTATGCCGCCGGTTCAGCACCAAGCAATTTGGCGGTCGCTTGTGTCAGCGGCAAGGCATATGTGGAACGTTATCGCGCGCTACTTAAACAAGAAGAACTAACAGCTGATGCCAATTTGAGTAGTTACACGCTGTTTACCTTGTTGTTGGGCAAAAATCTAATGCGCCTATTAGAAAGCGCAGCGACGCGTCATCAAGCGCAAAAATTGCTCGGTCGTATTTATACTAAATTTAGTGCGCAAAAGTTTCTCGCGCTAAATGAGATGGGCATACATCATCTTATAGAATTATTTTTGGCGCTAGCGATTTGCGGCGATTTCGAAGAGCTTGCAACGAAGCTGAGCGCAAAATTGCTGTCAATTGCTTTGGATAAAATACCAGCTGGACGCCAAATTGCAGTTACCAAAGGTCATATGGCGCTATTGATACTCTACGCCGAGCGGCGCTGTGAAATCGGCGAGTATGTGACGAAGCTGCTGCTGCAGCTCAGTGCTATCAATAACGATTTGAGCGTTTCCAAAGTGTTGGCGGACGGtttgttggaaatttttatGCACGCCGACGATTTTAGGCGCGGCGAACACTTGCTAATAGACGCGTGGCTGCCTAATTATCTGCAGACCTGCACGCCCGTAGAACAGGAACGCAGTTTGGAGGCGCTACATCTGATATTCGGTAAATTACAGCGCAACGAAGCGCTGATTGAGTCGAACTCGGAGCTCTTCAAAGCGCTCAATGCGCACGTGCTACCGTTTGTCAAGCAACAATTCGCCAGCGGTTACAGTCAATGGCTGCCGCAACTCGCCGCAGATTTTTCAACGCACGCCTGCACCGTGCCGGACACACATACGTTTCAGAAACTATTCAATTGCTTCATTGATGCGCCGGTTGTATGTCGGCAGGCGCTGCCGCAATACCTAAATAAAGTGCTGCAAACCGAGCGCGCCGCGTTGATTGAGCCGAACGTGGTGATACATGTGTGGCTGAAGAGTTTAGTGCAGTTGAACGCTGTCAACGAGGATGTGTCGCAATTGACGCGTTATGTGTCGCAGTTAGCTGAATTTCGCATGATGACCGACAATTTGAGGCCCGACGAGCTGCTGCAGGCAAAAGAACCACTCTGCGTTTTCATAGCTGCTGTTGGTAAACATTACGACGCATGCGCGGCGCATCATCAGCAGCGTTTTCGCATTGCTGACAATTTGAATGCGTATTTGCGTAATTTCGACAAATGGCTGCAGGCTGACCTAAAGCTGGAGAAGACCGAAGTAGCCTTTCGCTTCTACAGTTTCCTGGCTATAGTTATATACAATTGTGCGCACATTGTCTACACCAAATCTAAGGTGAACTGTTTCTTCCACGTGGTCATGACGCGCTTCGTGCTGCCGACCAATGTGCAGATGGGCAAAGCGCCGGACGGCAAATTGGCGCAAGTGGTGCACAAAATTTGGCCGGTGCTCGTGCAGGGTATTGGCAGACTCAATTTCAAAGCCGATCCGTATATCAGCAAAACGCTCACCGATCTTATACAGAAGTGGACGCcgcatttcaaaatttcaccaaACGCCAAATTGGTCGCACGCCCCTTTATCAGCTGTCTGCAAAGCGACAATGCTGAATTATCTTTGTTTGTCTTCGATAAGCTCACTAGCCTGTTCTTGGCCACACAGCGTCGCCAAGCCGATCCGTATGCCTGCTTGGTGGTGACTATTTTCCAAGAAGTGATCGAATCAATAGACGCCAATAACGCCAGCGACGACATATTAGCGAAGCGTTTGGAGACCTTCATGAAAGCCACATCGCTGCTCATGCTGGAACACATTATGATGGTGGACGAAGTGGTGCCCAGTCGCGCGCTCTTACTGGATTTGTTTAAGCGTATTGTCAGCAGCGCGACATATAAGCGCGCTGCCGATTTGCAACAACTACTTGCCGAACACTTGCGGCTACTTACCAAGAAGCATCTCGCCTATTACACGTTCTTCTTCTTCGAGCTGTTGCAGCGCTTGGCGCAATTCACACCGGCTACGATTCTGCAAATCATGGACTTTCTGCTCGCCGAGCTGCGTGTTGTGGAGCAGAAGCGCGGCGCCGGCGAGGATAATCGCATGAGAGGCTGCTTGCAAAAGCTGCAACAGACTTTAAAAGGTGCCAGATGA